TTTATTTTTTAAATTACCAAAAACTATGTCTCAGCAGAATCCATTAACCCTCGGTGAGCTAAAAGAAACATTTATACGTCTGAAAAATAATAATAGATATATAGAAGGGGTGATTGCCCAAGCGTTTTATGTAGGAGCACAAATCATGTGCTGGACCTTTATTATCCATTACGGCATGACAGTGGTGGGGTTAACCTCAGCAGAAGCTCAGGGTTACAATATAGTCGCTATGAGTCTTTTCTTAGCAAGTCGTTTTATCTGCACATTCTTACTTGGATTTTTTAAACCGGGTCATTTATTAATGATATTGGCCGCTTGTGGCATTGGTTTTATTTTAGGCGCAATATTTTTAACAGGTTTTGCTGGTTTATATAGTTTAATTGGTGTGTCGGCTGCTATGTCTTTGATGTTCCCCACTATCTATGGGTTGGCACTACAAGATATGGGCGACGACGCAAGTTTAGCATCCGCTGGATTGGTGATGGCGATAGTGGGTGGGGCTTTAATGCCACCATTACAAGCGGCACTAATCGATGCTCAACCTATTATTAACTCTATTCCATCAGTACAAACTTCGTTTGTACTACCTCTAATTTGTTTTGTGGTGATTGCTACATATGGATTTAGAGTTAATTACATTCATAATAAAAAGGCTTAAACATGAGTAAAACACATTGCTTAACACTTAATTTACGAGATGACGCTGAGCTTATTCAAGAATATGAAGATTATCATAAGCCAGGTAAAGTCTGGCCTGAGGTCATTGATAGTATTAAAAATTCCGAAATTATATCGATGAAAATTTTTAGACAAGATTTGTTGTTGATCATGGTGATTGAAGTCACTGAATCTTTTAGCTTTGAGAAAAAAGCTAAAGCAGACTTTAATAATGAAAAAATCCAAGCGTGGGAGCGTTTGATGGAAAAGTTTCAGAAAGTCGATCCTAACGAACCTAATGCAGGGAAATGGCAAGCAGTCACTAATATTTTTTGCCTTGAAGAACATTGATTTTACCAATACCAACTCAAATAAGTTCTCGTTGAGTGCATAGTTATTTAATGGAATTGTTATAAAATGCAAGGACTGATTGTTTTAAACAAAAAAGGTCAAATTCGAAACGAATTTGACCTTTTTTACTGACTAGGCGATTGAGTTTATAGACGGTTAAAAACCACTATAAGTTTGTGCCATAACAGAAAGCTCAGCAGCGGCTTTTTTCACATGGGCTTCGGTTTTGGCAAGGCTCAATGAAATGCCTTTTTCTTCTATAAAAGGTACAGTCAGACAGGCAATGACTTCTTTTGTATGACCTAAAAATATAGGAAATGATAAATCAGTTAGTCCTGTGACAATTGGGCTTTTAGATCTTGCATGACCTTTACTCAAAATTCTACCGATCAGTGTTTCACACTCTTCTCGATTGAATTCTTCATCAGTTTTTGCAAAATCTTGCAACGATTGTTCTCTAACATTTTCAGGCATATAAGACAATAAAACCCGTCCTGAGCCTGTTTTAAATAATTCTAAGTGATGTCCTACCCGAACTGATAAACTAACAATAGCAGGACTTTGAACACGAGCAATTACAACCATACGTTGTTGGTTGGCAACGGCAATATGACACGATTGCATTATCTCAGCAGATAATTTGTGCATGATTGGAAATGCAGCCTCTACTAACGTGCCTACAGGAGGGACTTTCATTCCCAAATCAAACAACTTATTAGTGATATGGAAGAAATCGCCACCTTCATTTCTGGCCAAATATCCCCGAGTCTCTAAAGCCGCAACCATGCGATAAATTTCACTTTTAGAGCGATTTAAAGTGGTGGATATTTGAGTTAGCGACATAGGTTCTTGAACTTCTGCTAATAGCTCTAGAATTTCAAAACCTTTTTCTAACGCAGGTGCTGAATAGCTGCGTTTTTTATTTTTTTCTTCCATTATTAACTTATATTCGAGTCGTAAATTGTTGAGGTTAGTATACTTAGGTCGGTCCTAGTATTCCATAAAGTAAATTTTATTTTAGTTCACTAGGGGCTTTTGAACAAAATTCATACACTAAAGAACAACAGCCCCTAGAACTAAAGTTGATAAAACTGCTTTGCATTATCGTACCAAATAGCCTTTTGTTGTTGCAAACTGAGCGGAGCGACAAATCGTTCCACATACTTTATCCAAGTAGAATAATCAGAAGCTAAATTTATAACAGGCCAGTCACTACCAAACATAATGCGCTCGGCGCCAAAACTATGAAGAATATGTGTCATATAGGGTGATATGTCTGTGTATTTTACTGGTTGTTGAGCTTCGGTTACTAAGCCAGATAATTTGCAAAATACAGGGTGGTTTTCGGCTATGGCTTTTATCCATGTATGCCAGTCTTTCGTTTTCTGTGAGCTTATATTCGGTTTAGCTCCATGATTTATCACAACCTTTAATTTAGGGTGGCGCTCTAATAATTGCTTTAAATAAGGCAGGTGCTCAGTTTTTACTAATGCTTCAAAAATAAGGTTGTGAGTGATAAGTGCCTGAAAAATTGGTGTTAACTTATCATTTAACATCCATGCTGGATCAGAAATGTCCTGGAGCATGGGCCGAATGCCTTTGAATTTTGGCTGAATACTTAATTTTTGTAATTGAGCCAACGCATCCTCAGCTAACATGTCTATCCAACCAATTACACCAGCAATCTTAGCGTGTTTAGATGCAATATCTAACATAAAGTATGTTTCATTTAAACTATCAGCAGCTTGAACTAATACTGTTTTTATTATGTTTGTTTTTTCTAAAATTGGCTCAATATCATTAATTAAATAGTCCCGATATAACACATCTAATTTAGGTGTTAACCAGTGATAGTCATTTCGAGACAATTTCCATATATGGTGGTGAGTATCAATACGTTGCATAAGAGCCTTAAGTTTATATTATTAACATGCCAATTTATGTTTGCTACTTATACCAATCCATATTGATAAGTTATCACTGAGAATACTTCCAGCGGTTTTTGAACAATAAAGGAATGGTTGTTCGCTTTTAAATACCAAGAACGCAGGGGGAAAGCCGCTGGGGCATTACTTTCAGGCGAGTTTTAAATGCGCTTACCCTGTGTTGCTCGAACTCAAAATAGACCCACTATTCCTTCATTCAAGCGCCTTGATTAAGCGCATTTAAACTCTCGCTGAATCGCAACTTATCAATGCGAATTGGTATTAGCAGGCTTCCATTAGATGTTGTGGTTTTAATATGTCGTGTTTTATATTATAAAAATCACTTGCCGCAAGTGACCAAATATTGTGTTTTTCATCTTCAGTCATTGATGATAAAAATGCTTCGGTGAGACCAAGCCATTGTTTGTAATCTGTTGCTAGATTAAGCACAGACCAATCGCTTCCCCACATCAATTTTTTCGCACCGAAACTTTCTATTAAATGCTGCATATAAGGTATTACCGGCTCTAAGTTAGCATTGTGATGTGAGCCTTCTATTAATCCCGTTAGCTTACAAAATACATGGCTATGGCTTGATATTTGAAAAATGTTTTCTGCCCACGTTTCAAAATGTCTCATTGTGACATTTGGTTTCACTATATGATCAATGGCAATTTTAAGTTCAGGAAAACGATTGATTATCACTAACAAAGCCTCGAGATGCCGAGGTTTCACTAAAGCATCGAAACTCAACCCAAAATTTGATAAACAATTAAATATCGGCTCAAATTTGGCAGCCAACATCCAATCGGATTCTGCAGAATTTTGTAGTTTAGGTCTAATTCCTTTGAAGTATGGGTCAATTGCCAGTCTGGCAATATCTCTAATTGCATCAGGTGAATACATATCTATGCAGGCTATCACACCAACTATGGAGTCGTTTAAATGTGCCAGTCGCAATAAGTATTTTGTTTGTTCAATATTGGCGACAGCTTGAACCAATATTATCTTTGAAATTCCTGGTAAATGGTTTCGTTTTATTAGTTTTTCCGCTTGAATATTAACAGGCGCTTGATACATATCTTCTGTCAGCCAATTATAATAGTCAGGACCATGTTGCCAAACTAACCTATGACTATCTAGCCGAATTGGTTTCGTTATTTTAGTACGATCGTTCATGATTTTTTCACCGATTATTAAATAAATAATGATTTATATTTAATGTAATGTTCTGTATATCAAACGTTGAAGGGCTTGTAAACTTAATCTGTAATATTTCTATTTAGAGCACGAAAATTAGCATGTTTTTGTTATTCTTGATATTTTGAGTATGAAATAAGTTGTAAATATAAAACTTTGTTGATCTAGCTGGTGTGAGTTTACCTGTTACTATGCAAACGTCAGATGACCGCGCTTTGCTACCATTACTGGATGAAACTAATAGTGAAACGGTCGACCGGACATTATTTCCCCATCGTGGTCGATGGGCTGTTGGCAAAAGCGAAGAAGTTAAATATGTTCAATATGGGGGATGGTAAATAACCTGAGTACTGGATAAGCCGAGCCTCTCAATAACGCTCTTTTTGCGCCTAGCGGCGTTGGATCTTCTAAAATAGCCAGCTAATGCGTACGACAATCCGCCTTGCTATCCACAAAATTTTCGTCATCGAGTAAGGGGGATGTCAACCCAAACGAATGCGCGTTTTCAACCCGCTGAATTTTAAGTATAAATTTAATTAATACACACTTATTAACCCGAGTTCAGGTTAAATAACGTTAGGCAACAAAGTCAGTTTATTTAAACTCGCTTTGTTGCCAAAAACTTCAATGAGTGATTAAGTAGGGGATGGAGACTTTATTTTTCTAATCCGTGCACGCAGCGTAACAATGTGGTTTCTGCTGTTTGTAAATGTCTCTCCAAGCTCATTATGGCACCTGCATTATTGTAGGTTATTAAGTTGTTTAATAAATCGATATGTTCATTTATAGCGACTGTAAACCGTTCAATTTCACCTGTCTTATCCCATTGATAATGGTAGTGACAAACAAAAGAAACAATATCAAAAAATTGTTGAGTAAATCTGTTGTGAGCACTTTTTAAGATAATAAGGTGTAAGGCACGATCTAAGTCTGGAAATTCCATATAGCGATTTTCCATATCATGGCTGACTTCTTGATGTTTGATTAATAGCTCTTTCAATTCTTGCCAAACAGGATGGTCTTTAGGTAACTTTAATAATTCAGTAATCGCACGCATTTCAACCATTTCTCTAAATGCAACTAATTCACGAGCAAACTCTTCATCAAATTTCACCATTTTCCAACGGCCACGAGGAATTTTTTCAATCAAACCATTATTAGAGAATTTAATCAAAAATTCACGAACAGTAATCGTGGTACAACCAGAGTTTTTAGCTAAACTAAGTTCTGAAAATCTGTCACCCGGTACTAACTGTCCAGTATTTATCAGATTCAAAAAATATTTTTCTATTTGTATATCTTTGGATGAGTTTTTGTTTTTAATATCAAAGAAATCAGCTTCTTCAGGCTGACGTAATACTATTTTGTTAGGACCTTCTCTTTTAACTATGCCTTGTTCATTTAAGTACTCAACACATGAGCGCACAGTTGTACGGCTAATATTTAACAATTTTGTCAATTCAATATCGTTAGCCATAACATTTTCCCCTGCGGGAAGTTCAATAATTAGTTGTAGCATACGATTGATTGATTGTTTAAACAGGTAGGTTTTAGTACTCAAATCTTTTTCCTTGATAACAATTAATCGAGTGTGTAAGTATTATTTTTTAACAAATATATTTTCTTGATTTTACAGATGTTTATAGGAAAATATACAGCTTAAATAAAATTATATCTCTTCTATTCAAATAACACCAACCAAGTGATTAACCGCAAATATTAGCTAGATATTTTATGTCTAGCCATATTGATAGTCATGTGTAAGTTCACATACATATACACATGTTAAGTTAACTATTTGATAACATTTATTTTACTTTATATTTTGCGGGTAAATGGAGAGAATATTAATTCTTCCTCCCCATATATTATCATTATTTTTTTGCGCTACGGCTTTGCTGATAAAAGGCCAAGTTTTGTTGTTTTTTGTTATAAAAGACCTAATAATTTTTACGTTTTAATCCTGTTTCAGCCAATATTTTGGCTGATATTTCTTCAATAGAAAAATGAGTGCTGTTTAAAAAAGGAATTTTTTCTTTCCGATATAAATTTTCTACTTCTCTCAATTCCATTTTACATTGTGGTAAAGATGCATAACGACTATTCGCTTTTCGTTCTGAACGAATTTGATGTAAGCGTTGTGCTTCAATGGTAAGACCAAATAATTTATTTTTAAACTGCCTGAGAATTTTGGGTAGACGAAGGATCTCTCCCATATCATCTTCGGTGAAAGGGTAATTAGCAGCTTTAATTCCGTATTGTAATGCTAGGTATAGGCTAGTTGGTGTTTTACCTGAGCGAGACACGCCTACCAAAATAATATCAGCTTCATGATAATCCTTTAAATTAGAGCCGTCGTCGTTAGCCAGAGCATAATTGACAGCTTCGATTCTAATATCATAGGTTTTTTCATGAATGCTGTGAGTTCGATGTTTTTCTGGTTTGGCTGGAACACCTAAAACTTTTTCTAGTGGCGCTACAAATTGATCAAGAAAGTTGTAATTAATCCCGATGGATCTGGAAATGACTTTTCGCACATCTAAATTGACTATGGTATGAAACACTAATGGTCTTTGTTTGTCATCTTGAAAACTTTCAGATATTTTTTTGTTTACTATTTCCGCTTGTTCGACTGTTTCGACAAATGGAATAGTCACATGATTAAACTCAACCTCAAATAAACTAAGGAGTGCATGGCCAAAAACTTCGGACGTTATGGCTGTTCCATCTGATATATAATACGCTGTTATCATTAACATTTCCTTAACAATGTTGTAATTAAATTACGTAACTGAATTAAATTTTACTTTCATAAAAGACTCATTCTACAATTCATTTAGGTTAAATCTAAGAGGATAAATAAATCCCTATTTAACGCTTCTGTACTCTACATATATTTATTTTTTTTGATACACACAACCTTAAAATTCAGTTTGGAGAATTAAAATGCAACAACACGTTTTATGGTATCAGCATCTTGGTATGGGTGATGTCGGTACCGTTGGTGGTAAAAACGCATCATTGGGTGAGATGATTTCGAATTTAGCAAATGCTGGTGTACAAGTACCTGGTGGATTTGCCACAACATCCTATGCGTTTAACGTGTTTTTGCAACAAAGTGGATTGGAAGACCGTATTCATGAATTATTGGATTCACTTGATGTTGAAGACATAGCCGCGTTGGCAGAAGCCGGTGAGACTATTCGTAATTGGATTATCGAGACGCCTTTTTTACCTGAGTTAGAAAGTGAAATTAAAAGTGCTTTTGAAACACTGCAAGGTGAGTCTGGGGATGCAGCTTCATTTGCCGTAAGGTCATCTGCTACTGCTGAAGATATGCCTGATGCTTCATTCGCAGGGCAGCAAGAAACCTTCCTAAACGTTAAAGGTTATGATGCCGTCATGTTGGCGATTAAACATGTTTATGCCTCATTATTTAACGACCGAGCTATTTCTTATCGAGTTCACCAAGGTTATGACCATAAAGGTGTCGCTTTATCAGCTGGCGTGCAAAGAATGGTGCGTAGTGACTGTGCTTCTTCTGGTGTGATGTTTTCTATTGATACTGAGTCTGGCTTTGAAGATGTTGTATTTATCACATCATCATATGGACTAGGAGAAATGGTGGTTCAGGGGGCGGTAAATCCTGATGAATTTTATGTTCATAAACCGACTTTAGAAAAAGGCGTTCCAGCCGTAGTGCGCAGAAACTTGGGTAGCAAATTAACTAAAATGATTTACTCCGATGCTCTAGAACATGGAAAACAAGTTGAAATCGTTGATATTGATGCTGCTGATAGTTGTCAATTCTCACTTACTGATGAAGAAGTAATGGAGCTTGCAAAACAAGCTGTGATTATTGAAAAACATTACAAACGTCCAATGGATATTGAATGGGCCAAAGATGGTATAGACGGAAAGCTGTATATAGTTCAAGCACGCCCAGAAACTGTGCGCAGTCGTGAAAATATTCAAGTCATTGAGCGTTTCAGATTAAACGGTAAAGCTAAAATAGTCTGTGAAGGTCGTGCTATCGGTCATAAGATTGGCGCAGGTATGGCTAAAGTACTTAGCGGTGTTGAAGAAATGGACAAGATTCAACCTGGTGATGTCTTGGTTACTGATATGACAGATCCAGATTGGGAGCCCATCATGAAAAAGGCTTCCGCCATAGTGACTAACCGTGGCGGCAGAACCTGCCATGCGGCAATTATCGCTCGAGAGCTAGGGATACCTGCAATTGTGGGTTGTGGTAATGCTACTGATTCGATCGCTACTGGAGACAAAATTACTGTGTCTTGCGCCGAAGGCGATACGGGTTTTATATATGACGATGTGTTAGATTTTGATGTGGTAACTTCTAATATTGACTCTATGCCTGAATTGCCTTTAAAAGTCATGATGAATGTAGGTAACCCTGACCGAGCATTTGATTTTGCTCGTTTGCCTAGTGCTGGCGTCGGTTTGGCTAGATTGGAGTTTATTATCAATCGAATGATTGGTATTCATCCAAAAGCTTTACTTAATTTTGAGCAGCAATCAAATGAATTAAAATCTGAAATAACTGAGATGATCGCTGGCTATGCATCACCCGTTGAGTTTTATATTGAAAAATTGGTTGAAGGTATTTCGACTATAGCTTCAGCTTTTTATCCGCAAAAAGTGATTGTTCGTATGTCTGACTTTAAGTCTAACGAATATTTCAATTTAGTGGGGGGCGACCAATATGAACCCGATGAAGAAAATCCAATGCTCGGTTTCCGTGGAGCAAGTCGGTATATTTCAGATAATTTTCGTGAATGTTTTGCACTAGAGTGTGAAGCCATTAAACGAGTTAGAAATAAAATGGATCTGACTAATGTTGAGATAATGATCCCTTTTATTCGAACCCTTGATGAAGGCCGTAAAGTCTTAGACTTGTTGGCAGAACAAGGCTTAGTGCAAGGTGAAAATGGTTTAAGAGTCATTATGATGTGTGAACTACCATCAAATGCACTATTGGCCGATCAATTCTTGGATATGTTTGATGGTTTCTCTATTGGCTCTAACGATTTAACTCAATTAACTTTAGGCTTAGATAGAGATTCAGGTCTAATCGCTCATTTGTTCGATGAGAGAGATCCAGCTGTTAAAGCTTTACTTGCTATGGCCATTCAAGCAGCCAAAAAACGCGGTAAATATGTGGGTATTTGTGGTCAAGGGCCATCTGATCACGAAGATTTAGCTCAATGGTTAGTAGAACAGGGCATAGATAGTGTGTCGTTGAACCCTGATACGGTTGTCGAAACTTGGTTATATTTAGGTGAAAAACACGCAAAATAATTGTTGTTTTGTAGGTAATGCCGCTTTAGTTTTCTAAAGCGGTTTTTTTATACAAAAATTTGTGCAATAAACTTGTTTCTAACGTAATTTTACAACATAAAATAATGGCTTAGATTTTGATAAGCTTTGCGTATTTCTTCAATCAGTAATTTTATTTTTTGCGGTTGGTGTCGAGTATAAGGATAAACGGCATAGACACCCAAAACTCTTGGGGTGAAATTACTTAAGACTGGTTGTAATGAGCCAGATAATAATTCTTCATGGACAGAACATTTAGGAACATAAATAATTCCACTGTTGTTTAAAGCTGCTTTTTTTAGACTCAAAGCATTATTTGAAGAAAGTGAACCAGATACCTCTACAGACAATGATTTTTTACCCTGAATAAAACGCCAATCACTGCTGCCTTCCGTTTGTAAGTCATAACGTAAACAATTGTGTTGTTTTAAATCCGCTAATACTTCTAATTTTTCAGAATGAAGTAAGTATTCGGCAGAGGCACAAACAACCCATGATGAATCGATTATTTTGCTAGCGATTAACGATGAGTCTTGCATTTTTGCTGTTCGAATAGCTAGATCAATGCCTTCTTCCACTAAATCAATAAGGTTGTTTTCAAGGCGTAATTCAATATTAATATTGGGATAAGTTTTGCAAAAGTTAGACACTAAATCGGCCAACAATAATTCACCTGAAATAGTGGGCACCGACATACGTATGTGACCAGATATATTTTCACCAAACCCTGATAGAGCATCTAAAGCCTCAGTGGTTGTTTGACGAACCATTCTCGCTTTTTGTAGCAGGATCCTACCTGCTTCTGTGAGGGTTAATTTTCGTGTTGTTCGGTATAACAGCTGCACCCCAAGATCTTTCTCCAAGCGAGCTATGCGTTTACTCACCACAGAGTTGGTCAGCTTGTTGGCGTCAGCTACTTTGCTGAAACTACCTAGCTCAATCACCTGGGTAAATAGGATTAAATCGTTTGCTTGCATGATTAATATGTTTTTGGAAATAATGTTTTTCATTATTTCTATTTATTCATAAAAAATAAAGCAGTAAATTAGTTTAATATTTAAATTAGGTAGAAAACTACCTTAGATAAGACTCTTGTATTAACTGTCAATCCATTTGAACAGTAAATTTGAGCATAACTTTAGGATGACAACATGATTATTTCAGCATCAACTGATTACCGTAAAGCTGCAAAAGCCAAACTACCTCCATTTTTGTTTCATTACATTGATGGAGGCTCATATGGTGAGCATACATTAAAACGTAATACAGAAGATTTAGCTGAGGTCGCATTGCGCCAGAGAATTCTGAATAATATGTCAGATCTAAATTTAGAAACTGAAATTTTCGGCGAAAAACTAGCTATGCCAATTGCTCTTGCGCCTGTAGGTTTGACTGGTATGTATGCTCGAAGAGGTGAGGTACAGGCGGCAAAAGCGGCTGAAAACAAAGGCCTACCTTTTATCATGTCAACAGTTTCAGTTTGTCCAATTGAAGAAGTAGCTCCTGTTCTTGAGCGCCCAATGTGGTTTCAACTTTATGTACTTAAAGATCGTGGCTTTATGAAAAATGTATTAGAACGAGCTAAAGCTGCAGGGGTAACGACTTTAGTGTTTACTGTCGATATGCCAGTTCCGGGAGCTAGATACCGAGATATGCATTCTGGTATGAGTGGTCCTAATGCTGCTGTTAGACGAATATTTCAGTCTATGTTACATCCTCAATGGGCGTTTGATGTGGGCGTTTTTGGTAAGCCTCATGATTTAGGTAATATTTCAACTTATCGCGGTGAGCCCACCAAGCTTGAAGATTACATAGGTTGGTTAGGAGAAAACTTTGATCCTTCTATTTCATGGAAAGACCTTGAATGGGTAAGAGATTTTTGGGATGGTCCTATGGTGATTAAGGGTATCCTAGATGTAGAAGATGCAAAAAATGCCGTGAGTTTTGGTGCTGACGGGATTGTGGTGTCAAACCACGGCGGTCGACAGTTAGATGGTGTTCTTTCGTCTGCTAGAGCGTTACCTGATATCGCTGATGCAGTCAAAGGTGACATTAAGATTTTTGCTGATTCAGGTATCAGAACAGGACTAGACGTCGTAAGGATGTTAGCCTTGGGGGCTGATTGTACTCTGCTTGGTCGCTCATTTATTTATGCCTTAGCGGCACAAGGTCAAGCAGGTGTAGAGAACTTACTGGATTTGTATGAAAAAGAGATGCGAGTCGCAATGACATTAACTGGTGCTAAAAGCATTTCTGACTTAAGTCGAGACTCATTAGTTAATCTTTGATTTATCTTGGTTGGCAGTATAGACAAAATTTGTTTTTTGTACTGCCTTTCTTTATCACCTTATCTATAAGCATGTTAGACTCAGCGGCGCAAATGTAGCCTAAATTAATAGTTAATTATTTTGCTACTCATTTCTTAATTTGGATCGTTAAATGTCAGACAAATTCTTTTTCAAAGGTCGCCAAGATGCCCGTCAAAGCCATATTAAATATGGCTACGAACGTGATGCGTCACGTATCTCGGGTAGTAAAAAATATCCTTTGCAGTTAGTGGTAACAAATGAAACTCGCAAAGTTGTAGTTGAGGCGTTAGTCGCTGATGCACAGTTATATGCCGATATTAGTATTGATAACAGTGAAGGGGCTGTAGAGTCTATCTCAGAACTGACAATGTTATTGAATAAAACATCTTCAGTGAAAGTTGAAAAATTACCAGGACGGAATGATATTTGTCCTTGTGGTAGCGGTAAAAAATACAAAAAGTGTTGCGGATAAAAAAGCAATTATCTCGTTTATCTTGGCATAACACTCCTTTATTTTAACATTTAGCCCATTTATTTTAGTGTAAATGGGCCTGTAAAAATGTATCAAACGTATTGACGTAACTATGCAAATATTTTTCTTTCAACCATTGCCCATGTTTCGCGTCAGCAATGACTTTAAATTGGTACTCAATTCCAAATCTTTGCAGCTTAGGAATAAAATCCACATACCTAGCGCCAGGATTATCTTGGCCACCATCAACCATTAGAATGGGCGGCGCATTGGCCGAAATATGAGTAATGGGGGAGCCTTGTATGTATACCTCACGTTTATCTTTTAGACTGCCAGCAAAAAAGATAACACAGTTTTTTACATACTGATTTTTGGCGTTTTCGGCACGAGTGACTTGATCAACACCTGCGCCCATTAATATTACTGCTTGTAATTCACTTGAGATTTCTGGGTAATTATAATCATCACTAAATTTTTTGCTATGGCCGGTTAAAGCGGCCATAGCAATTAGATGTCCACCAGCAGAGCCGCCAATCCCAGCTATTTTTCCCGGATCAATATTATACAGTTTTGCATGTTGACGTAACCAACGGACAGCGGCTTTTGTATCTTGCACTGCTGCTGGGAATTGAGCCTGAGTTGCTAATCTATAATCAATATTTGCTACCACATATCCACGTTCGGCAAGAGATAAAGCCATTTGATGGAAACCTTTTCTAGAGCCATTTACCCAGCCTCCACCATGTACTAATACTATTGCAGGATGGATGCCTTTAGTTTGAGGTTGATATAAATCCAGTTGTACTTTTGTTTTGGAAAATGTGGCATAAGTGATATTTTCAAGTACGGTTCCAGTAGAAGCTAAAATCTGTTGAGCGTTTATTACCGTACTAAAGAAAAAGCATGGAACGAATAGCAAAAAGTGACATTTATTTAGCATTATTTCAGATAGCCTGAGTGACTGTTTTTTGTTTCACTTTCGGCTTAATAATAGGTTTTTGTTGTAAATGTTTTGCTACAGACGTTATTAGGGTTTTTGCTCGATAAAAAGCTTCGGTTTCTGGATAGGTTTTAAATATATATTGAATAATGCCATAAGCATCTGTGTAGCGATTTAATTTGGCATAACTATCTGCTTTTAAATAAAGTAAGTTAGCTTTTTCTTCTTTGTCATATTCGTAGGTTGATAAAGCCCTATTAGCTAATCTTATGGATTCAGCATATTCGCCCGCAATATAAGCTTTATGTGAGCGGTTGGCTGCGCTAGGTCCTAAGCTGCAACCAATTAGATTCAAACTGATCATTACGACTAATACTTTATAAAATTTGATAACAAAACTCCCTGTTTAAATTTAGTTGTAAATGTATATATTAAACTTCTGCGACTATCACTGCTCTTAAAG
The sequence above is a segment of the Paraglaciecola sp. L3A3 genome. Coding sequences within it:
- a CDS encoding L-rhamnose mutarotase, whose product is MSKTHCLTLNLRDDAELIQEYEDYHKPGKVWPEVIDSIKNSEIISMKIFRQDLLLIMVIEVTESFSFEKKAKADFNNEKIQAWERLMEKFQKVDPNEPNAGKWQAVTNIFCLEEH
- a CDS encoding IclR family transcriptional regulator, producing MEEKNKKRSYSAPALEKGFEILELLAEVQEPMSLTQISTTLNRSKSEIYRMVAALETRGYLARNEGGDFFHITNKLFDLGMKVPPVGTLVEAAFPIMHKLSAEIMQSCHIAVANQQRMVVIARVQSPAIVSLSVRVGHHLELFKTGSGRVLLSYMPENVREQSLQDFAKTDEEFNREECETLIGRILSKGHARSKSPIVTGLTDLSFPIFLGHTKEVIACLTVPFIEEKGISLSLAKTEAHVKKAAAELSVMAQTYSGF
- a CDS encoding amidohydrolase, producing MQRIDTHHHIWKLSRNDYHWLTPKLDVLYRDYLINDIEPILEKTNIIKTVLVQAADSLNETYFMLDIASKHAKIAGVIGWIDMLAEDALAQLQKLSIQPKFKGIRPMLQDISDPAWMLNDKLTPIFQALITHNLIFEALVKTEHLPYLKQLLERHPKLKVVINHGAKPNISSQKTKDWHTWIKAIAENHPVFCKLSGLVTEAQQPVKYTDISPYMTHILHSFGAERIMFGSDWPVINLASDYSTWIKYVERFVAPLSLQQQKAIWYDNAKQFYQL
- a CDS encoding amidohydrolase; protein product: MNDRTKITKPIRLDSHRLVWQHGPDYYNWLTEDMYQAPVNIQAEKLIKRNHLPGISKIILVQAVANIEQTKYLLRLAHLNDSIVGVIACIDMYSPDAIRDIARLAIDPYFKGIRPKLQNSAESDWMLAAKFEPIFNCLSNFGLSFDALVKPRHLEALLVIINRFPELKIAIDHIVKPNVTMRHFETWAENIFQISSHSHVFCKLTGLIEGSHHNANLEPVIPYMQHLIESFGAKKLMWGSDWSVLNLATDYKQWLGLTEAFLSSMTEDEKHNIWSLAASDFYNIKHDILKPQHLMEAC
- a CDS encoding GntR family transcriptional regulator, producing the protein MSTKTYLFKQSINRMLQLIIELPAGENVMANDIELTKLLNISRTTVRSCVEYLNEQGIVKREGPNKIVLRQPEEADFFDIKNKNSSKDIQIEKYFLNLINTGQLVPGDRFSELSLAKNSGCTTITVREFLIKFSNNGLIEKIPRGRWKMVKFDEEFARELVAFREMVEMRAITELLKLPKDHPVWQELKELLIKHQEVSHDMENRYMEFPDLDRALHLIILKSAHNRFTQQFFDIVSFVCHYHYQWDKTGEIERFTVAINEHIDLLNNLITYNNAGAIMSLERHLQTAETTLLRCVHGLEK
- a CDS encoding pyruvate, water dikinase regulatory protein: MITAYYISDGTAITSEVFGHALLSLFEVEFNHVTIPFVETVEQAEIVNKKISESFQDDKQRPLVFHTIVNLDVRKVISRSIGINYNFLDQFVAPLEKVLGVPAKPEKHRTHSIHEKTYDIRIEAVNYALANDDGSNLKDYHEADIILVGVSRSGKTPTSLYLALQYGIKAANYPFTEDDMGEILRLPKILRQFKNKLFGLTIEAQRLHQIRSERKANSRYASLPQCKMELREVENLYRKEKIPFLNSTHFSIEEISAKILAETGLKRKNY